One genomic segment of Primulina tabacum isolate GXHZ01 chromosome 9, ASM2559414v2, whole genome shotgun sequence includes these proteins:
- the LOC142555091 gene encoding LOW QUALITY PROTEIN: cation/H(+) antiporter 15-like (The sequence of the model RefSeq protein was modified relative to this genomic sequence to represent the inferred CDS: deleted 1 base in 1 codon): MNAAQMDNTMCAVRHNQRYRGMFFGDSPFLFDTPVLLSQLSLSALVTAIMQHFLTPLGQSAFISQVLAGIILGPSFLGGEPEFRDRFFPISSFYTVDTFAFFGVMLFLFIIGVKTDLNLIRKCGKKAVAIGISAFSVPLLFNFVIGQILTHTVPLEPTLHRSIQWITSFQALSSSHVIICLLADLKLMNSELGRLAISSSMMSGICSWLWAVMVLTGKQSLHIKKAKTFLLMLLFFGAMLFFAFFIFRPTILWIIRRTNNPRSLKESHACVIFIFVLASALFGEIMGQHFLFGPIILGVVVPDGPPLGSALLNRLELFVSYIMLPIYFVVTGSRIDFSAISMRNFVVIQFLAFCSLIWKVAGVMVPSLYCKMSINDALYLGLILCNQGIIEVLILGRALSTELIDTQIYSVMVISILVFTGILAPIVKFSYKPLKRYTTQERMTIQHIKPTSELRILACIHYQEHTPSLINLFEASYPNPSAPICFYVVHLIELGGRSAPLLVDHHPRNGIPSHTNESEHIVNALRFFEHEHRGNTTVYPFTSISPHASMHDDVCSLAAEKKVSLVIVLFHKHPVIHIPEAESNAIRAVNTNISRNSPCTVGILIDHGAMACTGSMLSRREVCRVGVIFLGGEDDREALAYGCRMAKHPNIRLNVVRFLDHDLEGTYSMEMRRDLDMINAYRDDCTKNNYCEYQEISVKDSVGLTGVIRSMESCFDLILVGRWHDKDSRLLVGLDDWNEFPELGSIGGLFVSLESDSQVSVLVMQQMNDSQDSFASFENTRWNSFGRVWPLR, from the exons ATGAATGCTGCTCAAATGGACAATACCATGTGTGCGGTTCGGCACAACCAGAGATATAGAGGGATGTTTTTCGGCGACAGCCCGTTTTTATTCGACACTCCGGTGCTCCTGTCGCAGCTCTCCCTTTCGGCTCTTGTGACAGCCATCATGCAGCATTTTTTGACACCCCTTGGCCAAAGTGCTTTCATATCCCAAGTACTT GCAGGAATAATATTGGGACCCTCATTTCTTGGAGGTGAGCCGGAGTTCAGAGACCGATTTTTTCCGATTTCT AGCTTCTATACTGTCGACACGTTCGCTTTTTTCGGTGTAATGTTGTTCCTATTCATCATCGGTGTAAAAACCGATTTAAATCTCATCCGGAAATGTGGGAAAAAAGCAGTAGCAATAGGCATATCTGCCTTCTCCGTTCCACTTCTCTTCAACTTCGTAATTGGCCAAATCTTAACACATACCGTACCACTAGAACCGACCCTCCACAGATCGATTCAATGGATTACCTCGTTTCAGGCCTTGAGTTCTTCCCATGTAATCATATGCCTGCTAGCCGATCTAAAGCTCATGAACTCGGAACTAGGCCGGCTGGCCATATCCTCATCCATGATGAGTGGCATCTGTAGCTGGTTATGGGCCGTAATGGTCTTGACAGGGAAACAAAGTTTACATATCAAGAAGGCGAAAACATTCCTTTTAATGCTGTTATTTTTTGGAGCCATGCTGTTCTTCGCTTTCTTCATCTTCCGGCCCACGATTCTTTGGATCATTCGTCGTACAAACAACCCGAGATCACTTAAAGAAAGCCATGCCTGCGTGATCTTCATCTTTGTACTGGCATCTGCACTTTTTGGTGAGATTATGGGGCAACATTTCTTGTTCGGGCCAATAATCTTAGGCGTTGTTGTACCAGATGGGCCACCTTTGGGATCCGCTTTATTGAATAGGCTTGAACTGTTTGTGTCCTATATTATGTTGCCTATTTACTTTGTGGTGACTGGTTCAAGGATTGATTTCTCTGCGATTTCAATGAGGAACTTTGTTGTCATACAATTCTTGGCTTTTTGTTCATTGATTTGGAAAGTGGCTGGTGTGATGGTGCCTTCTTTATATTGTAAGATGTCCATCAATGATGCACTCTATCTTGGTCTCATATTATGCAACCAAGGGATCATAGAGGTATTGATCTTGGGAAGAGCACTATCGACTGAG CTGATAGATACACAAATATATAGCGTCATGGTTATATCAATACTTGTCTTCACAGGAATACTTGCTCCCATTGTCAAATTCTCATACAAGCCCTTAAAGAGATACACTACTCAAGAGCGCATGACCATACAGCACATAAAGCCTACATCAGAGCTGAGAATTCTTGCTTGTATTCACTATCAGGAGCATACTCCTTCTCTGATCAATCTCTTTGAAGCCTCCTACCCGAATCCCAGCGCACCGATTTGCTTCTACGTCGTCCACCTCATCGAGCTAGGCGGCAGAAGCGCTCCTCTACTCGTGGATCATCATCCAAGAAACGGGATTCCATCCCACACCAATGAATCAGAGCATATCGTCAACGCTCTAAGATTTTTCGAGCACGAGCACCGAGGCAACACCACAGTTTACCCTTTTACTTCCATCTCGCCTCATGCATCAATGCATGATGATGTCTGTTCCTTAGCAGCGGAGAAGAAGGTTTCTTTGGTCATCGTCTTGTTTCATAAGCATCCAGTGATCCACATACCGGAAGCAGAATCCAACGCTATAAGGGCAGTGAACACCAATATCAGCAGGAACTCGCCTTGCACAGTTGGTATCTTGATCGACCATGGTGCAATGGCCTGTACTGGATCCATGCTTTCTCGCAGGGAAGTGTGCCGAGTCGGTGTTATCTTTCTCGGTGGAGAGGATGATCGGGAAGCATTGGCATACGGATGCCGAATGGCTAAGCATCCTAACATACGCCTGAATGTGGTCCGATTCTTGGATCATGACTTGGAGGGAACGTATTCTATGGAAATGCGGCGAGATTTGGATATGATAAATGCTTACAGAGACGACTGCACCAAGAATAACTATTGTGAATATCAAGAAATTTCGGTGAAGGATAGTGTGGGCCTTACTGGTGTTATCAGAAGCATGGAAAGTTGTTTCGACCTGATCCTAGTCGGGAGATGGCACGACAAGGATTCAAGACTTTTGGTTGGATTGGATGATTGGAATGAGTTTCCCGAGTTGGGATCCATTGGGGGTTTGTTTGTATCGTTAGAATCAGACAGCCAGGTATCAGTTTTAGTGATGCAGCAAATGAATGACTCGCAAGATTCATTTGCATCATTTGAGAATACACGTTGGAATAGCTTTGGCAGAGTATGGCCTCTTCGCTAG